A DNA window from Chelativorans sp. AA-79 contains the following coding sequences:
- a CDS encoding dihydroorotase, with protein sequence MSVTVFTNARVVDPSRGLDETGTVIVEGAEIRAAGADARNQGVPDGATVIDCAGKAVLPGLVDVRVFIGEPGAEHRETIASAGRAAAAGGVTSIIMMPDTSPVIDDVALVEFVRRTARETAPVNVFPAAAVTKGLAGREISEVGLLQEAGAVMLTEGRRTIASPLTMRRALTYARDMGIVLAHATQDPDLASSGVMNEGLLASWLGLPGIPREAEAIPLARDLMLAALTHGRYHAAEISTAMSAAAVRCAKDEGTQATAGVSINSLCLNENDVGEYRTFFRLSPPLRTEEDRLAMVEALRDGTVDVIHSSHDPQDVDTKRLPFAEAAAGAIGLETLLAAALRLHHSGDVPLLRLVEALTTAPARLFGLPGGTLKPGAPADLILVDLDAPWIVREADIRSLSKNTAFEGARMQGRVLQTMVAGRTVFTA encoded by the coding sequence ATGAGTGTCACCGTCTTCACCAATGCCCGCGTGGTCGATCCTTCGCGCGGGCTCGACGAGACCGGCACGGTGATCGTCGAAGGCGCCGAAATCCGCGCCGCCGGAGCCGATGCGCGCAACCAGGGTGTTCCGGATGGCGCCACCGTCATCGACTGCGCCGGCAAGGCCGTGCTGCCGGGCCTCGTAGACGTGCGCGTCTTCATCGGCGAGCCGGGTGCGGAGCACCGCGAGACCATCGCCTCCGCCGGGCGGGCTGCGGCCGCGGGCGGCGTCACCTCGATCATCATGATGCCCGACACCTCGCCCGTCATCGACGACGTGGCGCTGGTGGAATTCGTTCGACGCACCGCGCGGGAGACGGCGCCCGTCAACGTCTTTCCCGCCGCAGCCGTCACCAAGGGGCTCGCGGGCCGCGAGATCAGCGAGGTCGGCCTGCTGCAGGAGGCAGGCGCGGTGATGCTCACCGAAGGCCGCCGGACGATCGCAAGCCCGCTCACCATGCGCCGTGCGCTTACCTATGCGCGCGACATGGGCATCGTGCTCGCCCATGCGACACAGGATCCCGACCTCGCCTCCTCCGGCGTCATGAACGAGGGCCTGCTTGCGAGCTGGCTCGGCCTTCCGGGCATCCCGCGCGAGGCCGAGGCGATCCCGCTTGCGCGCGACCTGATGCTCGCCGCGCTCACGCATGGGCGCTACCACGCGGCCGAGATCTCGACGGCCATGTCCGCCGCCGCCGTCAGGTGCGCCAAGGACGAGGGCACGCAGGCGACCGCCGGCGTCAGCATCAACAGTCTCTGCCTCAACGAGAACGATGTCGGCGAATACCGCACCTTCTTCCGGCTCTCGCCGCCGCTGCGCACGGAAGAGGACCGTCTCGCGATGGTGGAGGCGTTGCGGGACGGCACCGTGGATGTCATCCACTCCTCGCACGACCCGCAGGACGTGGACACGAAGCGCCTGCCCTTCGCGGAAGCGGCCGCCGGCGCGATCGGGCTCGAAACGCTCCTTGCGGCAGCACTCAGGCTCCACCATTCAGGCGATGTGCCGCTGCTGCGCCTCGTCGAGGCGCTCACGACAGCGCCCGCCCGGCTCTTCGGCCTGCCCGGCGGCACCTTGAAGCCGGGCGCACCGGCGGACCTGATCCTGGTCGATCTCGACGCGCCCTGGATCGTGCGCGAGGCGGATATCCGCTCGCTTTCCAAGAACACCGCCTTCGAAGGCGCGCGCATGCAGGGACGGGTCTTGCAAACCATGGTTGCAGGCCGCACAGTGTTCACGGCCTGA
- a CDS encoding aspartate carbamoyltransferase catalytic subunit → MTDASAFPLFPHRHLLGIKGLSPADIELLLDRADAAVAVSRQPEKKLATLRGRTQINLFYEASTRTQSSFELAGKRLGADVMNMSVASSSAKKGETLLDTAMTLNAMRPDILVIRHSAAGAAALLAQKVGCSVVNAGDGAHEHPTQALLDALTIRRAKGRIAGLVVAICGDVLHSRVARSNVILLNALGARVRVVAPSTLLPSGIGQMGVEPFTTMSDGLAGADVVMMLRLQRERMAGTFVPSVREYFRFFGLDGEKLNAAKEDAIVMHPGPMNRGVEIASDVADGPHSMIQEQVEMGVAVRMAVMEALLDPRRNGGAA, encoded by the coding sequence ATGACAGACGCTTCGGCCTTCCCCCTCTTTCCGCACCGCCATCTCCTGGGCATCAAGGGCCTTTCGCCCGCCGATATCGAACTCCTGCTCGACAGGGCCGACGCCGCCGTCGCGGTTTCGCGACAGCCGGAGAAAAAGCTTGCGACCTTGCGCGGACGCACGCAGATCAATCTCTTCTACGAGGCCTCGACCCGCACCCAGTCCTCCTTCGAGCTGGCGGGAAAGCGGCTTGGCGCCGATGTCATGAACATGTCCGTCGCAAGCTCCTCCGCCAAAAAGGGCGAGACGCTGCTCGACACGGCGATGACACTGAACGCCATGCGGCCGGACATTCTCGTCATCCGCCATTCGGCGGCGGGTGCCGCCGCCCTTCTCGCGCAGAAGGTGGGCTGCTCCGTCGTCAATGCCGGGGACGGCGCGCACGAGCATCCCACGCAGGCATTGCTCGACGCGCTCACCATCCGCCGCGCCAAGGGGCGCATCGCCGGGCTCGTGGTGGCCATCTGTGGGGATGTGCTCCACTCGCGCGTGGCGCGGTCGAACGTCATCCTGCTCAATGCGCTCGGCGCACGCGTGCGCGTCGTGGCGCCTTCCACGCTCCTGCCCTCGGGCATCGGCCAGATGGGGGTAGAGCCCTTCACCACGATGAGCGATGGCCTCGCGGGCGCCGACGTCGTCATGATGCTCAGGCTGCAGCGCGAGCGCATGGCGGGAACCTTCGTGCCCTCCGTGCGCGAATATTTCCGCTTCTTCGGCCTCGACGGGGAAAAGCTGAATGCGGCCAAGGAGGACGCGATCGTCATGCATCCCGGTCCCATGAACCGGGGGGTCGAGATCGCCTCGGACGTGGCGGACGGCCCGCACAGCATGATCCAGGAGCAGGTGGAGATGGGGGTCGCCGTACGCATGGCGGTCATGGAGGCGCTGCTCGATCCGCGCCGCAATGGAGGCGCGGCATGA
- a CDS encoding acyl-CoA dehydrogenase family protein, producing the protein MRVRRLRGVLVKSDEVLNQSPPMSGTNAWRSDPLLVQLGDGFTEPVRKDLEQIGRFVRTPEAQELARLANAETPVLRTHDRYGHRLDLVEYHPAYHALMRRSVGAGLHSSIWEDSEGEKGQRHQARAARFYLTAQLECGHLCPITMTSAALAALMSNPTLFRAWAPRVIARKYDHSNKPAAQKQGVTLGMGMTERQGGTDVRTNTTAAEPAGDGLFRITGHKWFMSAPMSDGFLVLAQAKEGLSCFLLPRLTDDGVGNGFRFQRLKDKLGNRSNASSEVEFHGALGYPVGEPGAGIRTIMDMVTLTRLDCALASAGLMRAAVAEAVHHTRYRQVFGKPLMDQPLMQRVLADLALDVAAATALAFRLARSFDEAANSRSEAAYARVMTPVTKYWVCKIAPAVTYEAMECLGGNGYVEEAPLARYYREAPVNAIWEGSGNVMALDMLRVLLRNASLFDDVLEGINRDLGPTGRGTVEVLQAAMRVCENDEGAGRILTEQLALAAAAAELRRLGAGQVADAFIETRLAGQWRGTYGMLDARHDAAAIVEMLYPEAV; encoded by the coding sequence ATGCGGGTTCGCCGCCTCAGAGGTGTTCTAGTGAAGAGTGATGAGGTGCTGAACCAGTCCCCGCCCATGAGCGGCACAAATGCGTGGCGCTCGGATCCGCTGCTCGTGCAACTCGGCGATGGCTTCACCGAACCGGTGCGCAAGGATCTCGAGCAGATCGGCCGTTTCGTGCGGACGCCCGAGGCCCAGGAGCTCGCGCGGCTGGCCAACGCCGAGACCCCGGTCCTGAGGACTCATGATCGCTACGGCCATCGCCTCGATCTTGTGGAGTATCATCCCGCCTATCACGCGCTGATGCGCCGTTCGGTGGGCGCGGGGCTCCATTCCTCGATCTGGGAGGACAGCGAGGGAGAGAAGGGGCAGCGCCACCAGGCGCGCGCGGCGCGCTTCTATCTTACTGCGCAGCTCGAATGCGGCCATCTTTGCCCGATCACCATGACGAGCGCGGCGCTCGCGGCCCTCATGTCGAACCCCACGCTGTTCCGTGCCTGGGCGCCGCGCGTGATCGCGCGCAAATACGACCATTCCAACAAGCCGGCCGCCCAGAAGCAGGGCGTCACGCTTGGCATGGGCATGACGGAGCGGCAGGGCGGCACCGATGTGCGGACCAACACCACCGCGGCGGAGCCCGCCGGCGACGGGCTTTTCCGCATCACCGGCCACAAATGGTTCATGTCGGCGCCCATGAGCGACGGCTTCCTGGTGCTGGCCCAGGCGAAGGAGGGGCTCTCCTGCTTCCTGCTGCCGCGGCTCACCGATGATGGTGTCGGCAACGGTTTCCGTTTCCAGCGCCTCAAGGACAAGCTCGGCAACCGCTCGAACGCTTCCTCCGAGGTCGAATTCCACGGCGCGCTCGGCTATCCGGTGGGCGAACCGGGTGCCGGCATCCGCACCATTATGGACATGGTGACGCTGACCAGGCTCGACTGTGCGCTTGCCTCGGCAGGCCTGATGCGTGCGGCCGTTGCGGAGGCCGTGCATCACACGCGTTACCGCCAGGTTTTCGGCAAGCCGCTGATGGACCAGCCGTTGATGCAGCGCGTTCTCGCCGACCTGGCGCTCGACGTGGCGGCGGCGACGGCGCTTGCGTTCCGGCTTGCGCGCTCCTTCGACGAGGCGGCCAACAGCCGCAGCGAAGCGGCCTATGCCCGGGTGATGACCCCGGTGACGAAATACTGGGTCTGCAAGATCGCGCCTGCGGTGACCTATGAGGCCATGGAGTGCCTGGGCGGCAACGGCTATGTGGAGGAGGCGCCGCTGGCCCGCTACTATCGCGAGGCGCCGGTGAACGCCATCTGGGAGGGTTCGGGCAATGTGATGGCGCTCGATATGCTGCGCGTGCTTTTGCGCAACGCGAGCCTGTTCGACGACGTGCTGGAAGGGATCAACCGTGATCTTGGTCCGACCGGCCGCGGCACGGTCGAGGTGCTGCAGGCAGCCATGCGCGTGTGCGAGAACGACGAGGGGGCAGGGCGGATCCTGACCGAGCAGCTCGCCCTTGCCGCCGCCGCCGCGGAACTGAGGCGGCTCGGGGCGGGGCAGGTGGCTGACGCCTTCATCGAGACGCGGCTTGCCGGCCAGTGGCGCGGCACCTACGGAATGCTCGATGCGCGCCATGATGCGGCGGCGATCGTGGAGATGCTCTATCCCGAAGCGGTTTGA
- the ruvX gene encoding Holliday junction resolvase RuvX — protein MSVVSIEELEKARPVGRPLAALDLGTKTIGVAVSDLGLSFATPRTVIARKKFKQDAEALLHLLSRENVGGVIVGLPVNMDGSEGPRAQSTRAFVRNLQPMTNLLFAFWDERLSTVAAERALIEMDVSRAKRAARIDAAAAAFILQGALDRIQALRAGSRR, from the coding sequence GTGAGCGTTGTTTCCATCGAGGAGCTGGAGAAGGCCAGGCCCGTCGGCCGGCCGCTTGCCGCGCTCGACCTCGGCACGAAGACGATCGGCGTGGCCGTCTCCGATCTCGGCCTGTCCTTCGCCACGCCGCGGACGGTGATCGCGCGCAAGAAGTTCAAGCAGGACGCGGAGGCGCTGCTGCACCTCCTCTCCCGCGAGAATGTCGGCGGGGTGATCGTGGGCCTTCCCGTCAATATGGACGGCAGCGAGGGTCCGCGCGCGCAGTCGACGCGCGCCTTCGTGCGCAATCTTCAGCCGATGACGAATCTGCTCTTCGCCTTCTGGGACGAGCGGCTTTCCACCGTCGCGGCCGAGCGGGCGCTGATCGAGATGGACGTTTCGCGCGCCAAACGGGCGGCGCGCATCGACGCCGCGGCGGCCGCCTTTATCCTGCAGGGCGCGCTCGACCGCATCCAGGCCTTGCGGGCGGGGTCGCGGAGATAG
- a CDS encoding metal-dependent hydrolase — MKIIWYGHSAFRIEAGGAKILIDPFLSGNPTWNGGWEEPAEGITHLLLTHGHGDHVGDSLAILKKTGAMLVANAEICTYFGGKGVEKVNPGNHGGTVDCGGFTTTFVNALHSSSYFLDDGGNVYLGNPAGMVLHFPEDKTLYHMGDTDIFGDMALIQELHQPQIGIVPIGDRFTMGGAVAALACRRFFRFETVIPCHYGTFPMIDQSADKFIEGMKGTETKVLTPACGQAAEL, encoded by the coding sequence ATGAAAATCATCTGGTACGGCCATTCTGCGTTCCGGATCGAGGCGGGCGGCGCGAAAATCCTCATCGATCCGTTCCTGAGCGGCAATCCCACCTGGAACGGTGGCTGGGAGGAGCCGGCCGAGGGCATCACACATCTGCTGCTCACCCACGGGCACGGCGACCATGTGGGCGATTCGCTTGCGATCCTGAAGAAGACAGGGGCCATGCTGGTCGCCAATGCCGAGATCTGCACCTATTTCGGCGGCAAGGGCGTGGAGAAGGTCAATCCGGGCAATCACGGCGGCACGGTCGATTGCGGCGGGTTCACCACCACCTTCGTCAACGCCCTTCACTCCTCCTCCTATTTCCTGGACGACGGCGGCAACGTCTATCTCGGCAACCCCGCCGGCATGGTCCTGCATTTTCCCGAGGACAAGACGCTCTACCACATGGGCGACACGGATATCTTCGGCGACATGGCGCTGATCCAGGAACTGCATCAGCCCCAGATCGGCATCGTCCCCATCGGCGACCGCTTCACGATGGGCGGCGCGGTGGCGGCGCTCGCCTGCCGGCGTTTCTTCCGTTTCGAGACGGTGATCCCCTGTCACTACGGCACGTTCCCCATGATCGACCAGTCGGCCGACAAGTTTATCGAGGGGATGAAGGGGACGGAGACGAAGGTGCTGACACCGGCGTGCGGGCAGGCGGCCGAACTCTAG
- the gatC gene encoding Asp-tRNA(Asn)/Glu-tRNA(Gln) amidotransferase subunit GatC, with amino-acid sequence MSVDIDTVKRVARLARIAVDEDDASRMTGELNAILGFVEQLNEVDVTGVEPMTSVIPMSIRMRADEVTDGDKAEDIVANAPVSGDHFFLVPKVVE; translated from the coding sequence ATGTCCGTCGATATCGACACCGTGAAGCGCGTCGCCCGGCTGGCGAGGATCGCCGTCGATGAGGACGATGCGAGCCGCATGACCGGCGAGCTCAACGCGATCCTGGGTTTCGTCGAGCAACTGAACGAGGTGGATGTGACCGGTGTCGAGCCGATGACCTCCGTCATCCCGATGTCGATCAGGATGCGTGCCGACGAGGTGACCGACGGGGACAAGGCCGAAGACATCGTGGCGAACGCGCCCGTGAGCGGCGACCACTTCTTCCTCGTGCCCAAGGTGGTGGAGTAG
- a CDS encoding GNAT family N-acetyltransferase: protein MAITIAAEPPLQDDIRALIGELNETLLALTPPEFCFHMTAEQMATPATTLFVARDDGQVVACGALHRHGDGVAEVKRMYTRSSHRGQGIGGLIVERIEALAREEGFSRLVLETGDRHPAAWAVYERAGFTRCGPVLDYPDSKWSVFYEKNLIAAPAAA, encoded by the coding sequence ATGGCGATCACCATCGCCGCCGAGCCGCCGCTGCAGGATGACATACGCGCGCTGATCGGCGAGTTGAACGAGACGCTGCTGGCGCTGACGCCGCCGGAATTCTGCTTCCACATGACGGCCGAGCAGATGGCCACCCCCGCCACGACGCTGTTCGTGGCGCGCGATGACGGGCAGGTGGTGGCCTGCGGTGCGCTGCATCGCCATGGGGATGGGGTGGCCGAGGTGAAGCGCATGTACACGCGGTCTTCCCACCGCGGGCAGGGCATCGGCGGCTTGATCGTGGAGCGTATCGAGGCGCTGGCGCGCGAGGAAGGCTTCTCAAGACTGGTGCTGGAGACGGGCGACCGTCATCCGGCGGCCTGGGCCGTCTATGAGCGTGCCGGCTTCACCCGCTGCGGCCCCGTGCTCGACTATCCGGACTCGAAGTGGTCCGTCTTCTACGAAAAGAACCTGATTGCGGCGCCTGCCGCCGCCTGA
- the gatA gene encoding Asp-tRNA(Asn)/Glu-tRNA(Gln) amidotransferase subunit GatA — MTELTKFTISDIRAKLAAKEFTALELTESYLSAIQAANDRLNAYIAVTADQAREMAKASDMRLAQGGARPLEGVPLGIKDLFATEGVHTQAASHILDGFKPHYESTVTANLWDDGAVMLGKLNMDEFAMGSSNETSYYGPVVNPWRAEGGNKDLVPGGSSGGSAAAVAAWLCAGATATDTGGSIRQPAAFTATVGIKPTYGRCSRWGIVAFASSLDQAGPIARDVRDAAILLKSMASVDPKDTTSVDRSVPDYEAAIGRSVKGLKIGIPKEYRVDGMPAEIEALWQKGIDWMRDAGAEIVDISLPHTKYALPAYYIVAPAEASSNLARYDGVRYGLRVPGRDITEMYEKTRAEGFGREVKRRVMIGTYVLSAGYYDAYYLRAQKVRTLIKRDFEQAFEAGVDAILTPATPSAAFGVADQDMAADPVKMYLNDIFTVTVNMAGLPGIAVPAGLDANGLPLGLQLIGRAFDEETLFRTAHVIEQAAGRFEPKRWW; from the coding sequence ATGACCGAGCTTACGAAATTCACCATTTCGGACATCCGCGCCAAGCTGGCGGCCAAGGAGTTCACCGCGCTGGAGCTGACGGAGTCCTACCTCTCCGCGATCCAGGCGGCCAACGACCGGCTGAACGCTTATATCGCCGTGACGGCCGACCAGGCACGCGAGATGGCGAAGGCTTCCGACATGCGGCTCGCCCAGGGCGGCGCCCGGCCGCTCGAGGGCGTGCCGCTCGGCATCAAGGACCTGTTCGCCACCGAGGGCGTGCACACCCAGGCGGCGAGCCATATCCTCGATGGCTTCAAGCCGCATTACGAGTCCACCGTCACCGCCAATCTCTGGGATGATGGGGCGGTGATGCTGGGCAAGCTCAACATGGACGAGTTCGCCATGGGCTCCTCCAACGAGACCTCCTATTACGGTCCCGTCGTGAACCCCTGGCGGGCGGAGGGCGGAAACAAGGACCTGGTGCCCGGCGGCTCCTCCGGCGGCTCGGCTGCGGCGGTCGCGGCCTGGCTCTGCGCCGGGGCGACGGCGACCGACACGGGCGGCTCGATCCGCCAGCCGGCCGCGTTCACGGCCACCGTCGGCATCAAGCCTACCTACGGGCGTTGCTCGCGCTGGGGCATTGTCGCCTTCGCCTCCTCGCTTGACCAGGCGGGACCAATCGCGCGTGACGTGCGCGACGCGGCGATCCTCTTGAAGTCCATGGCCTCGGTCGACCCGAAGGATACGACTTCGGTGGACCGTTCCGTGCCGGACTACGAGGCGGCGATCGGCCGGTCCGTGAAGGGGCTGAAGATCGGCATCCCCAAGGAGTACCGCGTCGACGGCATGCCGGCCGAGATCGAGGCGCTCTGGCAGAAGGGCATCGACTGGATGCGCGATGCGGGCGCCGAGATCGTCGACATCTCGCTGCCGCACACGAAATACGCGCTGCCGGCCTATTACATCGTGGCGCCGGCGGAGGCTTCCTCCAACCTCGCGCGCTATGACGGCGTGCGTTACGGCCTGCGCGTGCCCGGCCGCGACATCACCGAGATGTACGAGAAGACGCGCGCGGAAGGCTTCGGCCGCGAGGTGAAGCGGCGCGTCATGATCGGCACCTACGTCCTCTCGGCCGGCTACTACGACGCCTATTACCTGCGCGCGCAGAAGGTGCGCACGCTGATCAAGCGCGATTTCGAGCAGGCCTTCGAGGCGGGCGTGGATGCGATCCTGACGCCGGCCACGCCTTCGGCCGCCTTCGGCGTCGCCGACCAGGACATGGCGGCCGATCCGGTGAAGATGTATCTGAACGACATCTTCACCGTGACGGTGAACATGGCGGGTCTGCCTGGCATCGCGGTTCCGGCGGGGCTCGATGCCAACGGCCTTCCGCTCGGCCTGCAGCTCATCGGCCGCGCCTTCGACGAGGAGACGCTCTTCCGCACCGCTCACGTGATCGAGCAGGCGGCGGGAAGGTTCGAGCCGAAGCGCTGGTGGTGA
- a CDS encoding YdcF family protein encodes MFHLASAVFWTVVQPFNLVGLLIAAAVVAALIRWRKLSITLGTLAFLVVALAGWTTFGALLLHPLEGRFQRPDPAPQHVDGIVVLGGGFEGAVNLSRGGYELNDSGDRFVEAAILARRYPQARVLISGGSGSVFLAGEGDADTAPRLLTGLGVPPERIELEDESRDTFENARLSFAMAKPRPGEMWLLVTSAFHMPRAVGAFRQAGFDVVPWPADYKTTGRERPGLTDDNVLDSLRNTSIAVREWIGLAAYRLMGRSSAILPALEGGDPAAPIQP; translated from the coding sequence ATGTTCCACTTGGCCTCTGCCGTTTTCTGGACCGTGGTGCAGCCCTTCAATCTTGTCGGCCTGCTGATCGCAGCGGCTGTCGTCGCTGCACTCATTCGGTGGCGGAAGCTCTCGATCACCCTGGGAACGCTCGCCTTTCTCGTGGTGGCGCTGGCCGGCTGGACGACCTTCGGCGCATTGCTGCTTCATCCGCTGGAGGGCAGGTTCCAACGCCCTGATCCCGCACCGCAGCATGTGGACGGGATCGTGGTGCTCGGCGGCGGGTTCGAGGGAGCGGTGAATCTTTCGCGCGGCGGCTATGAGCTGAACGACAGCGGCGACCGATTCGTGGAGGCCGCCATCCTTGCACGGCGCTACCCGCAGGCGCGGGTCCTCATCTCCGGCGGCTCGGGGTCGGTGTTTCTTGCGGGCGAAGGCGATGCCGATACGGCGCCGCGACTTTTGACCGGGCTGGGCGTTCCGCCCGAGCGCATCGAGCTTGAGGACGAATCCCGCGATACTTTTGAAAACGCACGACTTTCCTTCGCCATGGCAAAGCCGCGACCGGGCGAGATGTGGCTGCTGGTGACGTCCGCTTTCCACATGCCGCGCGCCGTGGGCGCCTTCCGGCAGGCGGGCTTTGACGTCGTCCCCTGGCCGGCGGACTACAAGACGACGGGCCGCGAGCGGCCTGGCCTGACCGACGACAACGTGCTCGATTCGCTGCGCAATACGAGCATCGCCGTGCGCGAGTGGATCGGGCTTGCGGCATATCGGCTGATGGGGCGCAGCAGCGCCATCCTTCCGGCGCTGGAGGGCGGCGACCCGGCCGCCCCAATCCAGCCATGA
- a CDS encoding L-serine ammonia-lyase, with product MFLSVFDLFKIGIGPSSSHTMGPMVAAERFLREIAEGEWPRPAGAEIDRISVSLHGSLAFTGVGHATDRAVILGLHGLTPVTVDPDAADGILERIRSEGRISPAGHRGYRFDPETDLVFDRKNPLPGHANGMAFSAFDADCRLLLRRVYYSVGGGFVASEEELQALKTQKKPTVDRGVPHPFANAREMLEMAAESGLSIAEMKRANELAYRSAEDLDAGLDRIWEAMRGCIERGLTQEGIMPGGLKVRRRARALHDKLEEEWRQNRPNPLAANDWLSVYAMAVNEENAAGGRVVTAPTNGAAGVVPAVLRYWLRFHPDADEAGIRDFLLTAAAVGGLVKHNASISGAEVGCQGEVGSASAMAAAGMAAVMGGTPEQVENAAEIALEHHLGMTCDPVAGLVQVPCIERNALGAVKAVTAASLALKGDGKHFVSLDAAVETMRQTGLDMNERYKETSLGGLAVNVVEC from the coding sequence ATGTTCCTTTCCGTCTTCGATCTCTTCAAGATCGGCATCGGCCCGTCGAGTTCCCACACGATGGGCCCGATGGTGGCCGCGGAGCGTTTCCTGCGCGAGATCGCGGAGGGCGAGTGGCCGCGTCCGGCGGGAGCGGAAATCGACCGGATCTCCGTCAGCCTGCATGGTTCGCTGGCCTTCACCGGCGTCGGCCATGCGACCGACCGCGCGGTGATCTTGGGCCTCCACGGCCTCACGCCGGTGACTGTCGATCCCGATGCGGCGGATGGCATCCTCGAACGGATCAGGAGCGAGGGGCGCATTTCGCCCGCCGGTCATCGCGGGTACCGCTTCGATCCCGAAACGGATCTGGTCTTCGACAGGAAGAACCCGCTGCCGGGCCATGCCAACGGCATGGCCTTCAGTGCATTCGACGCGGATTGCCGGCTGCTCTTGAGGCGCGTTTACTATTCGGTGGGCGGAGGGTTCGTCGCATCGGAGGAGGAACTGCAGGCGCTCAAGACGCAGAAGAAGCCGACGGTTGACCGCGGCGTTCCCCATCCCTTCGCCAACGCACGGGAAATGCTGGAGATGGCGGCCGAAAGCGGGCTTTCCATCGCCGAGATGAAACGGGCGAACGAGCTCGCCTACCGGAGCGCGGAAGACCTCGATGCCGGTCTGGACCGGATCTGGGAAGCGATGCGCGGCTGCATCGAGCGCGGCCTGACGCAGGAGGGGATCATGCCGGGTGGCCTGAAGGTGCGCCGCCGCGCCCGCGCACTGCATGACAAGCTGGAAGAGGAATGGCGGCAGAACCGGCCCAACCCGCTCGCCGCCAATGATTGGCTCTCCGTCTATGCCATGGCCGTCAACGAGGAGAATGCGGCAGGCGGCCGCGTCGTCACCGCTCCCACCAACGGGGCGGCGGGTGTGGTGCCGGCGGTGCTGCGCTACTGGCTGCGCTTCCACCCGGATGCCGACGAGGCGGGAATCCGCGACTTCCTGCTGACGGCGGCGGCAGTCGGCGGCCTCGTGAAGCACAATGCGTCCATCTCCGGCGCCGAAGTCGGCTGCCAGGGCGAGGTGGGCTCTGCCTCCGCCATGGCTGCGGCGGGCATGGCCGCCGTCATGGGCGGCACGCCGGAGCAGGTGGAAAACGCCGCCGAGATCGCGCTGGAGCACCATCTGGGCATGACCTGCGATCCGGTCGCGGGCCTTGTGCAGGTGCCCTGCATCGAACGCAACGCGCTGGGTGCGGTGAAGGCCGTGACGGCGGCCTCACTGGCGCTCAAGGGCGACGGAAAGCATTTCGTTTCGCTCGACGCGGCGGTCGAGACGATGCGCCAGACCGGTCTCGACATGAACGAGCGTTACAAGGAAACGAGCCTTGGCGGGCTCGCCGTGAACGTGGTTGAGTGCTGA
- a CDS encoding DUF1489 family protein, whose amino-acid sequence MALHLIKLCVGCESPEDLEEWIALRLEEKRRRDEPEEHYHVTRMVPKKIEEIIEGGSLYWVVKGMVQCRQRLVDIRPFVDGEGIQRCRLVLDPGVVRTEWQPRRAFQGWRYLKPDDAPADIRAGAGTAELPDHLRRELTELGLL is encoded by the coding sequence ATGGCGCTTCATCTGATCAAGCTTTGCGTGGGCTGCGAGAGTCCCGAGGACCTGGAAGAGTGGATCGCGCTGCGGCTCGAGGAGAAGCGGCGCCGCGACGAGCCGGAAGAGCACTACCATGTCACGCGCATGGTGCCGAAAAAGATCGAGGAGATCATCGAGGGCGGCTCGCTCTACTGGGTGGTCAAGGGGATGGTACAGTGCCGGCAGCGGCTTGTGGACATCCGCCCCTTCGTCGACGGCGAAGGCATCCAGCGCTGCCGGCTGGTGCTGGATCCGGGCGTCGTGCGGACCGAATGGCAGCCGCGGCGGGCCTTCCAGGGCTGGCGGTATCTCAAGCCCGATGACGCGCCGGCCGATATCCGCGCAGGTGCCGGCACCGCAGAGCTGCCGGACCATCTGCGCCGCGAACTGACGGAGCTGGGATTGTTGTAG